A stretch of Tenrec ecaudatus isolate mTenEca1 chromosome 2, mTenEca1.hap1, whole genome shotgun sequence DNA encodes these proteins:
- the UTP15 gene encoding U3 small nucleolar RNA-associated protein 15 homolog, which translates to MAGYKPVVIQTYPVLGEKITQDTVYWNNYKTPVQIKEFGAVSKVDFSPLPPYNYAVTASSRIHIYGRYSQEPIKTFSRFKDTAYCATFRQDGQLLVAGCEDGAVQLFDMSGRAPLRQFEGHTKAVHMVDFTADKYHVVSGADDYTVKLWDIPNSEEVLTFKEHSDYVRCGCASKLNPDLFVTGSYDHTVKMFDTRTNKSVLSVEHGQPVESVLLFPSGGLLVSAGGRYVKVWDMLKGGQLLVSLKNHHKTVTCLCLSSSGQRLLSGSLDRKVKVYSTASYKVVHSFDYAASILSLALAHEDEMIVVGMTNGILSVKHRKAEAKKDASSRRRRPAYRTFIKGKNYMKQRDDISVNRPSKKHLELYDRDLKNFRISKALDRVLEPEITIKTPEITVSIIKELSRRGVLANALAGRDEKELSRVLNFLIRNLSQPRFAPVLINVAELIIDIYLPVIGQSPIVDKKFLLLQGLVEKEIDYQRELLETLGMMEMLFATTTTTTESTFTLEHRSDGFPANGKTES; encoded by the exons ATGGCGGGTTATAAGCCTGTAGTTATTCAGACATATCCTGTCCTTGGAGAGAAAATCACCCAGGATACTGTGTACTGGAACAACTATAAG ACCCCGGTTCAGATTAAGGAGTTTGGTGCCGTGTCAAAAGTAGACTTTTCCCCCCTGCCTCCCTATAATTATGCTGTCACCGCTTCCTCCAGG ATTCATATCTACGGCCGATACTCCCAGGAACCGATCAAAACCTTTTCCCGATTTAAGGACACAGCATACTGTGCCACCTTCCGACAGGACGGCCAGCTGCTTGTGGCTGGCTGTGAAGACGGCGCCGTGCAGCTCTTTGATATGAGCGGGAGGGCTCCGCTCAGACAGTTTGAAGGACACACAAA AGCCGTCCACATGGTAGATTTCACAGCTGACAAGTACCACGTGGTCTCTGGGGCTGATGATTACACTGTGAAGCTGTGGGACATTCCGAACTCCGAAGAAGTTCTGAcctttaaagagcattctgattaTGTGAGGTGTGGATGTGCTAGCAAGCTGAACCCGGATCTCTTCGTAACAG GGTCGTATGATCACACGGTGAAGATGTTCGACACTCGGACCAATAAGAGTGTCCTCTCCGTGGAGCACGGGCAGCCTGTGGAGAGCGTCCTGCTTTTCCCCTCCGGAGGGCTGCTGGTGTCTGCAG GGGGCCGCTATGTTAAAGTCTGGGACATGCTAAAAGGAGGACAGTTGTTGGTGTCTCTGAAAAATCACCACAAAACGGTGACGTGCTTGTGCTTGAGCAGCTCCGGACAGAGGTTGCTTTCTGGCTCACTGGATAG GAAGGTGAAAGTGTATAGCACCGCTTCCTATAAAGTAGTCCACAGTTTTGACTATGCTGCTTCCATTTTGAGTCTGGCACTTGCA CATGAAGACGAGATGATAGTTGTAGGCATGACCAATGGAATACTGAGCGTTAAGCACCGGAAAGCCGAAGCAAAGAAGGACGCTTCTTCCAGGAGACGAAGGCCAGCATATCGAACCTTTATTAAAGGAAAAAACTACATGAAGCAACGG GATGACATTTCAGTGAATAGACCATCCAAAAAACACCTGGAATTGTATGACAGGGATCTGAAAAATTTCCGCATCTCGAAGGCGCTCGACCGAGTCCTAGAG ccaGAAATTACAATAAAGACACCAGAGATTACAGTTTCCATCATAAAGGAGCTAAGCCGAAGAGGAGTCCTGGCAAATGCCCTTGCAGGTCGGGATGAGAAGGAACTCAGCCGCGTGCTGAATTTTTTGATAAG GAATCTATCTCAGCCAAGATTTGCTCCTGTCTTGATAAACGTTGCTGAGCTAATTATTG atATATATCTGCCTGTGATTGGCCAGTCACCTATAGTGGATAAGAAATTTTTGCTACTTCAGGGACTGGTAGAAAAAGAGATTGATTACCAAAGAGAACTGCTAGAAACCTTGGGGATGATGGAAATGCTGTTTGCCACAACGACGACGACGACAGAAAGCACTTTCACACTGGAACACAGGTCTGATGGATTTCCAGCAAACGGGAAGACAGAATCGTAA